The stretch of DNA ATTCGAACTTTAGAATTCTTCATGTACGGCTCGATTTGGTTCGCGTACACCCTCGTGGAACTCAACAATAAACTCAAATACAAGTTTGACACTCTCATCAAttaaaacatgcaaataaaagaTAGAAACTGTGATCTAAACCGCTTATCTTGGTACTCAAATATTCATGAACAAGATGCCAGAATCCCACAAAAATGAGAAGAAGGTCCGCCGATGAAAATCCGAATTTCTTTCTTCGACGTACTCTTTTCTTCTGCTATATTTCTTGTGTGTTAGTATGGGGGCTACTCACATCAAAACCTAAATAgattttgttttaaataaatatatacatacatatgtgGGTTCGACATGCTTGCTTAAAAATGACTATCATCCCTTCACAAAGCATGAGAAAGACCTACCACAGGAAGCCATCCCATTCATAGACTGGTATTTTATGCTCCATTCTCATGCATAATAAGTCATGGAATTATTACTTTAGACTAACAGTTTCCATATTTGCTAAATCTTAATATGATGTTTCTTGTTGCAGGTGCAGTTTATCTGTTAAAGTTGAAGATTTTTGAGATAACGTGTGCCTGGAATATTATGGTGTTGTTGAATTGCGTTTTTATATCACTTTGAGCCTTCCTGGATTTCACTGTTAGGCATAGAAGTTAAATGGAGTCTCAAGCAAGAAATAATAAGCTGCAGAAAAATGGGATGTTCGCTATCGAAGCTGGATGACGAAGAGGCTGTTAAACTTTGTAAAGATCAAAAGAAGTTCATTAAGCAAGCTGTCGAACAAAGACTGAAATTTGCCTCAGGACACGTTGTCTATGTACAGTGCATGAAACGGACTGCAGTGGCGCCTTCAAGAATATGGTGAGGGAGATGATGAACCACGTGAGACAATCCCTGGTGTTATATCTATTATACCATTTAAATCTGAAACCaaatcgtcttacaaaataagTTACTTTCAGTCCAGTGGAAACCAACTATCCAGTTGGAGAAATCGCTAAGTCGTTAGCAAAAGGCTTTGTTAATCAGGGGAGTGAGATACTAGACAAAGCAAATGTAACAAATATTATGGTCGAAAATGGAAAAGCTGTGAGTCTAACAGCTCCCGAGTCACTTGTCACTGTGTTTTGCGTTTTAAGATCTGTTAGTGTGAAGATATCTCGTTCCCCTTTCTTGCAGGTGGGGGTCAATCTTTCAGATGGTAGGCGATTCTTTGCAAGGACCATAATCTCGAATGCCACTAGATGGGATAAATTTGATTTGTTCCCATGAACTCGGTTCGACCATTTCTTGATGTGCTTGCTTTTTTGTTCGACTATTTTACACAGAATCATGTTACTGTGAATTTATTTTAGTACGCAAGCTCTTAAAAATGGAAGATTTGCCTGAAGAAGAAGCAAGTTTTCAAAGATTATATATTAAAGCTCCATCGTTTTTGTTTATACACATGGGAGTTAAAGCTGATGTTTTGCCACCAAATACTGATTTTCACCATTTTGCACTTGAGGTAAAATGTTGATTTCAGAGCTCTGAATGGGGAGTTACTTTGTTATTTTATCTCGCTTCCTGATACCCGATTTGTAGGCTGATTGGAAAAATTTAGAAGATCCTTGTGGAAGTATATTTTTTTAGCATTCCAACCATTCTTGATTCCAGAAGGAAACCACATTCTTCACATTTTTACAGCTTCTTCGATTACTTGGTTGGTTAAGGATACTTGCATGAGAGGTTCAACAGGTGGGCATCGGTTGTGGCGTGTCAATGATGGCTGTTTATATGACCTGTCCATCTTGTCTATGATTACAATATAAACTCTCTTTATCATTTCTTAATCGCTATTAGATTTGGAGAAAGTCAAAATGTCAAGTTATATTTACCGATTTATGGCCAATAACAAATTTCGATAATCTGAAATGAGAGTAAACGAAGCACAGGATTGACTAATATCAGTCAATCTTACCGTAAAGCAACCTTCTAGATCAGCTTTAAAAGCTGTGAAAAGCAACTGAAAACGCGTTGAATGGGGGCAAACACAACAAGCACATAACAGGTACAACTCATCTCCAGGAAAAAGAgaggattttaattattttccctACTAATGAAAGTTTTGATCCAAAAAATACATTATCTTATAAGTTTTTTAATTCCCACTTCCTACTAGAGGTTAGACGTAATAGTATATTATACTGTCTAACAACCAGAAAGGAGTCAGTGATTGTCATAATCAGTTACATGGCTCAGATCttataaattaagaaaattaaatGGAATTGCAGATCAACAATTTCATCACAAAAAAACCACCTATggaaagaacaaaaaaaaaagttcgAACTAAAAGGACAGGGCAATGCTCATGTTCCTGATCTAAATTCCAACCTGATCTTTACAACAAAATGCATCAAATTTTCCCTTTCATATCAAAAGCAAAATTTACATAAGTAACGAACATGAATGTTTCAAGGATTATTTGACTTACAAGTGCCCTTTAGCCCCATCTTTAAACTGTTTTGAGTCCCTTCTTCCCAAAACCAGTGTCTTGCATCATGGCCACGAATTCACTGTAGTCAATCCTACCATCCTGAAAAATGTGTGAAACTGGTAAGACAATCTTTTCTTCCAAATGTGAAAGCTCAATATATTAGAGAAAATAATATACATTATCCTGATCAACTTCGCGTATTATTTCTTCTAGGTGAACATCTCCTAGGCCAAATTGCTCACAAGCCAGCTGGAGCTCATCCCGTGTGATATAACCACTACCATCTTTgtcaaaatatgaaaaagccgCAAACAAGTGATCTTCTCTCTGAACTTTGTTTAAATTCAGCATTGCTGCCACAAATTCTCCGTAGTCTATGGTTCCACTATTGTCAATATCAGCCTGAATTATCAAGGAAATAAAAGGTGTTAGGATGTTGACTGGTAGAAATTTTCTTGATGTCAGATCCCTTATTCAGGAAGTCATCTGGGGATTAGTCATACTTCAAAGATTCATTGTTTAGGATTAACGATTAAAGAATGAAATTTCTCAAAGATAAATAATCTGTACTTACAGCTTGCATCAGGCTAACTATTTCAGTCTCTTTCAGATCGGCACCAACTCTTTCCAAACCGTTTTTCAGTTCTTCGAGAGTGATCTGTCCACTGTTATCCACATCTATCATTTTAAACATTTCCTTCAGCCCGGCAATCTCCTCCTCTGAGAGACTTTCAGCTATAACCTATTGATGAGATAATTGATTTGTAAAAAGTAGAAAAATGCATCTACCATATTCTTTGCTCTCTTTTAGGACGAAAAAACACTTGCAGATTTTCAGTGAATGAAGTCTGGTAAATTCAACGcgttcattttttattttttttgccaCAGGTGGGCTGTAACACAACAAAAAAACTGTAATAAAATACCCTGATGGCTATCTTCTTGAGTTTATTCATGGCAGAAAATTGCTTCAGACGAGAGAGAACAGCTGAATCAAGAGGCTTATCTGGAGTTTCACTATTAACTTGTAACCATGGATGGCCTGCACAAATGTATTGTGTTTATAAAATTCGTTCATAATTTGAATCCATTCATCCTTAAGCAGTCAAAAGACTACAGCTCACATGCTCTATCAAATCTTCCTCCAAATATGCAGATGTATGAGGAAGTAGTTAGTacaataaattcttttaaataaaTGCTCGATTGAAACTCATGCAAGTTTCTATTCTATTGCATGCATTTCCTTCAGAATGCTGAGCCTTGTCAACACCACAACAATTTCTTATGCATATCTAGGTCAACTCTTAATTAATTCTTCAGGCCTTCTACGAAACTGCATTTTCTCAAGAGGACAGCAGTAGTAACTAGGAGATGTTATATTATAAGAGGCTATTCATAAATGTACATGCAGTATACTCACAAAGAACTTGATGGGCTGTGAGCCGCTTCTTGGGATCTCGCACAAGCATTTTTCTGACTAGATCTTTTGCACTTTCAGATATACTAGGCCAAGGTTCCGATACAAAGTCAAGTTCCCCTTTAAGAACCTGCTCGAATATTCCTTGTTCCGATTCTGATTCAAAACACAAGATTTCAAGTAAGGAATCAGATAACTGCTAGATTCAAGCATGATAAGATATGTATgaagaaagaaaacaagaaatATGGAGAAAAATTGCTTACCATCCCAAAAAGGTGGAACTCCACACAACAAAATGTAAATAATAACTCCTGCGCTCCAGACATCACATTCTGGGCCATAGTGCTTCCTTAAAACCTCAGGGGCTACATAGTATGGGCTTCCAACCACATCAGAAAATGTTTCAcctgaaaaattataattttcaaaccTAATCAGGACTGAGAAAACAAGACTAGAATACAAAAAATAGGTCTACAGAGAGAGGGAGTCTAGTTAATCTCGAAAATTCATGCATTTCTGCGCTAAATCATCCAAGATCATGTAAAATTAATAACAAAGGTTAATGATAAGATTatacaacattccatcctcatTTAATTCACACAATCACAATAATGGCCATTTCTGTGAGGTCAATTCCAGAATTACCTGAAACTCTAAGACATATATCTAAATACACAAAACAAAACTAGATCAAAGTCCCATGCATGAGTACCAGGTTTGAAGAACATTGAAAGCCCAAAGTCAATGGTCTTAAGCGGTGACTCCTCTTGCTCATTAACGAAAAGAAAATTCTCAGGTTTCAGGTCTCTATGCATAACCCCCAAGGAATGACACGCTTCTACAACACCAACTATTATCCTAGCAAGCTCTGCGGCCTTTCTTTCTGTATAATGGCCCCTTTGTATGATCCTATCAAATAGTTCTCCTCCCGCACAAAGCTCCATTACAACATGAACAGCCATGGCATCCTCATAAGCTCCTACAATAGATATTACATTTGGATGTCCAGCCAAGTGATGCATAATTTGAATCTCTCTCCTAACATCCTCCACATCCTCCTCTGTAGTTAACTTCCTCTTTGGAATAGATTTGCAGGCAAACTCTTTGTTGGTTCCCTTCTCCACGCATAAATATGTTGTTCCAAATTGCCCTTGTCCTAACTTCTTCCCTAAACTATATATCTCTTTTAGATTTTCTGTTTTTCGTTGTAAAACTGATTCAACTTGCAGTCCTACACTCGAAACTCTCTTGATATGACTAGGCTTATTATGTTTTGTCTCATCTTTGGGATTGTTACTGGCATTGTCAGTATTTGTACTACTATGATCACCTTCACCTCTGGCTTCACCAGATTTTGCGGATCCACGACGTTGGCTTCCTCAGCCGCAATTTTAATTGGTGTTGGCGGGACGCTTTGTACACAAGCCTGACCGAAATCAGAGATTTTGATATCTGGACTAACTGAGCTGACATTGTTTTGATCGCCATTCTTGTTTTTAGTACTGCTGGCTTCCTGTTCTTGATTGGGAGGCGGAAGGGTCTCCGGCTGCCGAGTTTTCCACACCGCAGCTGTCACGGATTGTAAGAAGCCATTTTTGCCCAAGTTTGGACCTACACATGTGTTCCCCATCAAATGCTGGATAGCCTCAAATAATACCTAACCCTCTTGAATCCAAACATGCCCTCGTTGATCTCGTTCACAGCATTGTAGCCACATAGGTTTCAACCATCAATATCAGATCAAGACGACCTTAATTTAAAAGCCCTCCAACAATTCGACCCCGAAAGACGATCTTGACTATGTAACAGAGAAACTACCCCGAAAATCCCAATCTTTTTGATGAATGGAACCTAATTAAATTGAAGCCAGAAAAGCAAAATATTTCTGAAGCGATACAACACGATATTAATCTTGAACAAGAAACCCAATAATTTGCAGTACCGTAAACGAATGCAACTTTAAAGCCTGCGCGACAATGAATTACGAACAACAAAATTCAAATCATTGATGATAATAAGAATCTGGGGACGCAAATGAACGcgtatattttattataagcgtaaggaatcATGGATCAAaaccagaaaaaaaaaaaaagatcaacGGAAAAATGAATGGAGGAAGAAGTGAGAAAATTGAGGAATGTGAAAAGCGAGTTGTCGAGTCAACTCGGCCGGAAACATCAACAGATCGATTCGTTTGATTGGTTTTGGATTCTCGAAAAGTGAAGATGGAGTTGGACAGGAAATATTATTCCACGTAAATAAAAGCATGTATGGTGGCAAGCTTCCATATTTCTCATTCCATTATACAAAAAATAATACAAACAAGGAAATTATTATATACTAAATTtgtaattaaaaatttatttttcaatcaaatcaTAATTCTGTCCGAAaaccaaaatattttgtaaTCACGTTTACGTATGAAAGAAACATtacttaataatattttgaaactaAGATTAATCGGATAAGTGTGGAAATTGGTGTTTATAAAGGTAATTACCAAATTATCGTTTAACGAGAAACTAGCATAAAGATAGATACCCTgacattaaattaaaaattctaattttaatttgattatgtCGAGTCTATATATTTTGAGTATGTTTCTTGTGATACTatttacgaatctttatctgtgaaacatATCAATCATACcggtattcacaataaaaagtaatactcttaacataaaaagtaataatttttcatggatgatccaaataagagatcctcacaaatatgatccgtgagatcatctcacgcAAGTTTTTGCTATATATTTTTATGGACCTCACATGTCCAAATCAATTTTAGTGTATTGAATTCAGTAATAAAGTACTATCTTTATGCTAACATAAACGCAACCCAAATTATCTTATTTATCCTTATGTTAGCATGTCGAATTGAATGTGTGAATGCTAATTTTAGTCTCGCGTACTTATCAAAAATCGTTTCCATCTTCTCCTTTTGTTCATTTctgttagttttttttttaattcttgggGTTTTGTTTTTGGTGttattttaccaaaaactattactaataattttatttaaatattttgtgttTACAGTCGAAGAATTTTTAaaggatttttttaaattagtttTAATGACTTTTTGAGCAACATATCATATATTCAAAACTATTTACTTGAACCCAATTTGTTTCGATTAGTTTTTGGGTTAAATTTGCCCGTAAATGTTGAAGTCTCAAcccaattttaagttatatctTGATATGTAGTGTGAAATGATCATGAAAAGTGGCATATTTAGTTCATGCAAAAACTTTCCGGGTTCCTGTGAAATCAACactttaataaaaacattataGCTGCTGAGAATAGTGGAGTTTCTGCAAAATTTATCCATGGTAGACGTTTAAACTAATGGAAACTTCACGGCATCGAGCAGAAATACAGAGAAGTATCAACACAATATACtcttgatcaaataaatccatGCAGCGAACAGAAGGAAAGAGATCAGTTTGCTTAAATCAATAATGTCGACTCCTTCGTAAAAACTATTATTTGGTAATGGGAAACAAAActtaaaaatcaaaattgttCCTCAATTCTTCTATGGTTGCAAAAATAtgaaactaaaatcaaattaagAAGTATCACCCTTAACCTTGTCCTGGAGGCTGCCTTAGATGAGTTTTTAAAAGGAAAACTTGAAGGCACCTGCCTTGGAATCGGTTGCCGACTCCCAGAAAGAGAGTTTTTTCTCCTGATTgtttttctcttcttctttCATTCTCAATTGATCCAAGGTTCCGGGCAGCCATGACTCGATAGCTTTCTTAAACTTTTCGTGCAAATTGACTCTATCTCTTGTTCCGGAGACTAGAGTACATGCATTAGGCCTCTTTAGAAAATCCAAAACATTCAATATATTCCTCCTGCAAGAGGATAAAAAATATCACAGACCTCCAAGTCTTCTGCAAAACCATGCATCGTACATGTAAATTATAAGATAACCAACATAAATTTTCATGTTTTCCCATTTCATTATATCATCGCTAGATTATCATCCTCAGGCACCTCTCGACTATCATTAGCCATCAATAGCATTGAGAACCTGAATACAGTTCCAGCTAAAGAAAAAAAGGTAACATTAAATTTCTATCCACTTGTTCAAGGAATATTAAGTGTTACTGTCCAGAGACAAACATGGAGAGTGAGCTTTTCATTGATTTCTTAAAGGTTCTAAAATCTCTATATACTgctgacacacacacacacatgctaATTATCCATTTCCATCTGATATATAAAACTCGGAACCTTGAATCAGAGAATGGTCTTCACTCTTTATTCTACATATTAGAAGAAGCCAAGAAAGTTGGTAATTTGCTATTACTCGGCCATATCTGCGAAAGTTACTAgtgattaaaatttaaaacctACTATTAATTTAGTTCCCCAAAAATACTAGGAGACCGATTGTTAATCATGAGATGGATCCATGTTAGGAAAATGAAAATCAGAACGTAATTATAAAAGAACAGAAATAAAAGCAACAAACCTGCTAACAAAATTTTGAGTTATTGCAATAGAATCTTCAAGGTTAATGACCAAATGCCACCACCCATTTGGCACAAAGACTACTTCTCCTGCCTTGCAGACACACTCGATGGGTTTCTTTTTCCAGATTTTGGTATCAGCGTAGAAGTTCATAAACCACTCAATTATAGAAACAGGGCATGCCACCTCTGCACCGTCTGGGCTTGGATGAACCCCTGGTGGCACCACATCAGGTGGGAACAATACCCATTTTTTGGAACCTTGGATCACTGCATTCCAAGCAGACGTCGAATTAGGGTCGATGTGGAATGATGATCCAGATCCCGCTGGTCCAATAATAATCCATCTATAATCTGGTCTCACATCACCCAAAACACTGAACAAGTCCTCATTAAAGTAAGCTGGAGTATCATAATCCATACCCAATTGAGGAACTTTTTCAGCAAACTTTGGATCAAAAAGGTACAAGGGCCTTTCTTCCCTCACCTGATCTGAGTACCTGAAGTAGTCATCGAGCTTCATCTCCACCGGCCCAGCTGAGAATtttacatcatcacacactttGAGCAAATATTCTCTGTCCCATTTCTTCAATGCAGGCCAGTTATCCAAGCAACCCTCCAATAACACCGGCTTATTCGGCTCCTCAAAGGTCAACACAAATTCCTCAACAGAAATTTCCTTCCTCCTTACTATATTATCCCTTTCAAGCCACTCAGACTTCATCTCAAGATTAGCACAGAGCCaactttgaaacaagtaatcaGAATAAAAATCTCTAACCTTAATTCCAGAACTGACCATGTTATACGAACACTTGAATTCGCCAAGCCAGGTGTTTCTCCAAGAACCCTTATACACGAACCCACTTTTACAACTTTCCAACACAAGACTCCTCCATAGGGGTTCATGGTTGCAGAAAATATAGAAAGATTTGCTCACAGTTGATAAAACCCCTAATTGAGACCCGCTCAAAAGTCCAAGGACTTCAAGAATAAGCTCATCCGTGAGGGTTCGAAGATTTCCAAGACCGGTGTTTCTCGAATTAATGGATGAAGCGCTGAAGTAAAGATTACCCAAAGGTTGGACACCATGTGAGTGCGATGGTGCTGAGTTTTTCAAGTCAAATTTACCCTCCTCTCCTCCTTCTGCCTTTTCATGTTCTTCATCTTCGGATTCTATCTGGGTTACTGTTGGTGACACCGAGTATCGATTTTTGGAAGCAAGTTTCTGTTTTTGGGTGCTGATATGTTGCTTGGAAGAAGAAGATTCGCGGGATTGTTTTCTTTTCTTCGAGTTCTTCTTGAGCAACAGATTCCTCTGGCTAAGCATT from Primulina tabacum isolate GXHZ01 chromosome 3, ASM2559414v2, whole genome shotgun sequence encodes:
- the LOC142540127 gene encoding LOW QUALITY PROTEIN: calcium-dependent protein kinase 20-like (The sequence of the model RefSeq protein was modified relative to this genomic sequence to represent the inferred CDS: inserted 1 base in 1 codon), which produces MGNTCVGPNLGKNGFLQSVTAAVWKTRQPETLPPPNQEQEASSTKNKNGDQNNVSSVSPDIKISDFGQACVQSVPPTPIKIAAEEANVVDPQNLVKPEVKVXHSSTNTDNASNNPKDETKHNKPSHIKRVSSVGLQVESVLQRKTENLKEIYSLGKKLGQGQFGTTYLCVEKGTNKEFACKSIPKRKLTTEEDVEDVRREIQIMHHLAGHPNVISIVGAYEDAMAVHVVMELCAGGELFDRIIQRGHYTERKAAELARIIVGVVEACHSLGVMHRDLKPENFLFVNEQEESPLKTIDFGLSMFFKPGETFSDVVGSPYYVAPEVLRKHYGPECDVWSAGVIIYILLCGVPPFWDESEQGIFEQVLKGELDFVSEPWPSISESAKDLVRKMLVRDPKKRLTAHQVLCHPWLQVNSETPDKPLDSAVLSRLKQFSAMNKLKKIAIRVIAESLSEEEIAGLKEMFKMIDVDNSGQITLEELKNGLERVGADLKETEIVSLMQAADIDNSGTIDYGEFVAAMLNLNKVQREDHLFAAFSYFDKDGSGYITRDELQLACEQFGLGDVHLEEIIREVDQDNDGRIDYSEFVAMMQDTGFGKKGLKTV
- the LOC142540129 gene encoding arginine-specific demethylase JMJ22; its protein translation is MLSQRNLLLKKNSKKRKQSRESSSSKQHISTQKQKLASKNRYSVSPTVTQIESEDEEHEKAEGGEEGKFDLKNSAPSHSHGVQPLGNLYFSASSINSRNTGLGNLRTLTDELILEVLGLLSGSQLGVLSTVSKSFYIFCNHEPLWRSLVLESCKSGFVYKGSWRNTWLGEFKCSYNMVSSGIKVRDFYSDYLFQSWLCANLEMKSEWLERDNIVRRKEISVEEFVLTFEEPNKPVLLEGCLDNWPALKKWDREYLLKVCDDVKFSAGPVEMKLDDYFRYSDQVREERPLYLFDPKFAEKVPQLGMDYDTPAYFNEDLFSVLGDVRPDYRWIIIGPAGSGSSFHIDPNSTSAWNAVIQGSKKWVLFPPDVVPPGVHPSPDGAEVACPVSIIEWFMNFYADTKIWKKKPIECVCKAGEVVFVPNGWWHLVINLEDSIAITQNFVSRRNILNVLDFLKRPNACTLVSGTRDRVNLHEKFKKAIESWLPGTLDQLRMKEEEKNNQEKKLSFWESATDSKAGAFKFSF